The Hemibagrus wyckioides isolate EC202008001 linkage group LG10, SWU_Hwy_1.0, whole genome shotgun sequence genome includes a window with the following:
- the si:ch73-100l22.3 gene encoding centriolar coiled-coil protein of 110 kDa isoform X4 codes for MENYEEFIQRQAIHIQRNVSEKPPEPQINQPSSTIRFHGLPILPPLLNKDQKEEMQSLREAATNLTNKRKTLSLSRVSHVQAILESVQLRKVPTIEEFKDETGLENPLNTKCQSITCLHGGYNEYNKATESHWNSSSLTLTQQMPSEKMAIMESHPLTSTACDGHTALSLRPFEGEDSLESSHTTVLFGGLPVFGHKLERAVEMNTGYGYDSSPLSYSEKHSLLDASHQGLSSGYVTNETNDITPSWINRTENIRKVPEGRQSHGGEVILNSSNQSNRAGDIISHTPVDGEVLEEEYLALNNAQINEGTEPVNLEVEPELSEGPYHMSLQNLLKKSQEHRRRQRLLRNQAKALKASEAGRANEHSLSDKENEGWLPGDNGQAEVKRTSENQGEDHLADQDPLTHKQGEGRESIEHCEAIHQHTDCLNLTSASNSTGSTNGKASAFSNRPNTAVSPTQSTSAKSLYQSRGKKMGSMLPRPCLTGNKKFKNIPTPKICLSPVRSKKGSATSASVRKALVKMPVCVDDEARPNPCGQSKSRPVSLPPGTEGVVPVCKSMDQAKQIAQLELNLSSLKVLISDLESTLAESQAHNPTDAANNPQQTLLSEHESVSLPASDGKSPCVVTFSETVQQKVLAKDHGIQHDPPQRVTSLVQKMRVPEAFCTISGSKQLSERTAVFTNANNQLEERKNASGDKKKASENMEDSLNGSSLNRSYDVDTPSGLWSQSGPRGKQLTPELVGQEGVSRAKRRLQMNIVDGNTLGQQSNEERPQSSTPKAMQRAVQELELRDEHGAQVKALMEEQWRQQHEMLQSLAMKYQFLRSVSFPCPSSGSRLEDMTTSCLSSSPVSVGLGSSSHPHELTLSELSALSDSLHISQSRLPLCHRPLVAAAVKGYLTRRLLHTERVAQLIRTIKDTRLFLQSFQPPTPGREYNSKQDRVLQERVTLQLRSAQYELHDLFFRVSPAERMQVISWDRQLTRERELRRTENTELQGRRKGSLSAATRKALERKRTITLQKKAAERTKPAVGAEERWTFVPNPRRVPKKTTPLRRR; via the exons ATGGAAAACTATGAGGAATTTATCCAAAGACAAGCTATCCACATACAGAGGAATGTCAGTGAAAAGCCTCCTGAACCCCAAATCAACCAGCCGTCATCGACCATAAGATTTCACGGCTTGCCCATTCTGCCTCCTCTG CTGAACAAAGATCAGAAGGAAGAAATGCAAAGCCTGAGAGAAGCAGCCACTAATCTTACAAATAAGAGGAAAACATTGTCACTGTCTCGGGTGTCTCATGTACAGGCCATACTAGAGAGTGTTCAG CTGCGAAAGGTTCCAACCATTGAAGAGTTTAAGGATGAGACAGGACTAGAAAATCCATTAAACACTAAATGCCAAAGCATCACTTGCCTTCATGGAGGTTACAATGAGTATAACAAAGCTACTGAAAGCCACTGGAATTCATCCTCCTTAACTCTCACTCAACAAATGCCTAGTGAGAAAATGGCAATAATGGAAAGTCACCCACTAACATCTACAGCTTGTGATGGTCATACAGCTTTAAGCCTTAGACCTTTTGAAGGAGAAGATTCATTAGAGAGCAGTCACACAACTGTTCTGTTTGGAGGTCTTCCTGTGTTTGGTCACAAGCTGGAGCGAGCTGTGGAGATGAACACAGGTTATGGATATGACTCATCCCCACTCTCTTATTCGGAGAAACATTCTCTTTTAGATGCTAGCCACCAAGGGCTATCATCTGgatatgtgacaaatgaaaCCAATGACATCACCCCTAGCTGGATtaacagaacagaaaacatCAGAAAAGTTCCAGAGGGCAGACAATCGCATGGTGGTGAAGTTATATTAAATTCCTCAAACCAGTCTAATAGGGCTGGTGACATTATCAGCCATACTCCAGTAGATGGAGAGGTCCTGGAGGAGGAGTATCTAGCTTTGAACAATGCACAGATTAATGAGGGTACAGAGCCAGTAAATTTAGAAGTGGAGCCAGAGCTGTCCGAAGGACCTTACCACATGAGTCTGCAGAATCTTTTGAAGAAATCTCAAGAGCACAGGCGGCGTCAGCGACTCCTGCGTAACCAGGCAAAGGCTTTGAAAGCCAGTGAAGCTGGACGTGCCAATGAACACAGTCTCTCTGATAAGGAAAATGAAGGATGGCTGCCAGGGGACAATGGGCAGGCTGAGGTCAAGAGAACCAGTGAGAACCAGGGGGAGGATCATTTAGCAGATCAAGATCCCCTGACACACAAACAAGgtgaagggagagagagtatagagCATTGTGAAGCCATCCACCAACACACAGATTGCCTTAATCTCACTTCAGCCTCAAACAGCACAGGGAGTACAAACGGAAAGGCGTCAGCTTTCTCAAACCGTCCAAATACAGCTGTCAGTCCCACTCAATCCACTTCAGCAAAATCTCTTTACCAGTCCAGGGGCAAGAAAATGGGCAGCATGTTGCCCAGACCTTGcctaacaggaaataaaaaatttaagaaTATTCCTACTCCCAAGATTTGCTTAAGCCCGGTGCGCAGTAAAAAAGGCAGTGCCACGTCTGCCTCAGTCAGAAAAGCCCTGGTCAAGATGCCTGTCTGTGTGGATGATGAAGCAAGACCAAATCCATGTGGGCAAAGCAAAAGCAGACCTGTAAGTCTCCCGCCAGGGACTGAGGGAGTTGTGCCTGTGTGCAAGAGCATGGATCAGGCCAAACAGATCGCTCAGCTGGAGCTTAACCTGTCAAGCCTTAAAGTTCTAATCTCCGATCTGGAGTCTACACTCGCAGAGTCGCAGGCACACAATCCCACAGACGCAGCCAACAACCCCCAGCAAACCCTGCTTTCGGAACATGAAAGTGTTTCTCTGCCTGCTAGTGATGGAAAGTCTCCATGTGTGGTTACTTTTAGTGAGACAGTACAGCAGAAAGTCCTAGCTAAGGATCATGGGATACAGCATGATCCGCCACAACGTGTCACCTCTCTGGTGCAGAAAATGAGGGTGCCGGAGGCTTTCTGTACCATCAGTGGTTCAAAGCAGCTCTCTGAGAGGACTGCTGTTTTCACAAATGCCAACAATCAGCTTGAAGAAAGGAAGAATGCCTCGGGCGACAAAAAGAAAGCATCTGAAAACATGGAAGACTCCCTAAATGGCTCATCTCTTAATCGGTCTTATGATGTGGACACACCCTCAGGACTGTGGTCCCAGTCTGGACCCAGAGGAAAGCAGCTGACCCCAGAGCTGGTTGGGCAAGAGGGGGTGTCACGTGCCAAACGCAGGCTACAAATGAACATTGTGGATGGAAACACGTTGGGCCAACAGAGCAATGAGGAACGACCTCAGTCCAGTACACCTAAAG CGATGCAGAGGGCGGTGCAGGAGCTAGAGCTGAGGGATGAGCATGGTGCGCAGGTCAAAGCTCTGATGGAGGAGCAGTGGAGACAACAGCATGAAATGCTGCAG TCTCTGGCAATGAAGTACCAGTTTCTACGGAGCGTGTCCTTCCCATGTCCCAGCTCAGGATCACGTCTGGAGGACATGACAACCTCctgtctctcctcctcccctGTTTCTGTGGGGCTGGGCTCTTCTTCCCATCCACATGAGCTCACACTGTCTGAACTGAGTGCTCTGTCAGACTCGCTGCACATTTCACAG TCCCGTCTTCCTCTGTGTCATCGCCCCCTGGTGGCAGCGGCTGTGAAAGGCTACCTGACCCGCAGGCTTCTTCATACAGAGAGAGTAGCTCAGCTCATCAGAACCATTAAG GACACTCGGCTGtttctccagagctttcagccTCCCACACCAGGCAGAGAGTACAACAGCAAACAGGATCGAGTCCTACAAGAAAGAGTCACACTACAG TTGCGCTCAGCACAGTACGAGCTACACGACCTGTTCTTCAGAGTGTCTCCTGCAGAGCGCATGCAGGTGATCAGCTGGGACCGCCAGCTGACCAGAGAGAGGGAGCTCAGACGTACG GAGAATACAGAGCTGCAGGGCAGAAGGAAAGGTTCTCTGTCTGCTGCCACTAGGAAAGCCCTGGAGAGGAAGAGGACAATAAC GTTACAGAAGAAAGCGGCAGAAAGGACAAAGCCGGCAGTGGGTGCAGAGGAAAGATGGACGTTTGTGCCAAACCCACGCAGAGTTCCAAAGAAGACTACTCCGTTACGGCGCAGGTGA
- the si:ch73-100l22.3 gene encoding centriolar coiled-coil protein of 110 kDa isoform X5, protein MENYEEFIQRQAIHIQRNVSEKPPEPQINQPSSTIRFHGLPILPPLLNKDQKEEMQSLREAATNLTNKRKTLSLSRVSHVQAILESVQLRKVPTIEEFKDETGLENPLNTKCQSITCLHGGYNEYNKATESHWNSSSLTLTQQMPSEKMAIMESHPLTSTACDGHTALSLRPFEGEDSLESSHTTVLFGGLPVFGHKLERAVEMNTGYGYDSSPLSYSEKHSLLDASHQGLSSGYVTNETNDITPSWINRTENIRKVPEGRQSHGGEVILNSSNQSNRAGDIISHTPVDGEVLEEEYLALNNAQINEGTEPVNLEVEPELSEGPYHMSLQNLLKKSQEHRRRQRLLRNQAKALKASEAGRANEHSLSDKENEGWLPGDNGQAEVKRTSENQGEDHLADQDPLTHKQGEGRESIEHCEAIHQHTDCLNLTSASNSTGSTNGKASAFSNRPNTAVSPTQSTSAKSLYQSRGKKMGSMLPRPCLTGNKKFKNIPTPKICLSPVRSKKGSATSASVRKALVKMPVCVDDEARPNPCGQSKSRPVSLPPGTEGVVPVCKSMDQAKQIAQLELNLSSLKVLISDLESTLAESQAHNPTDAANNPQQTLLSEHESVSLPASDGKSPCVVTFSETVQQKVLAKDHGIQHDPPQRVTSLVQKMRVPEAFCTISGSKQLSERTAVFTNANNQLEERKNASGDKKKASENMEDSLNGSSLNRSYDVDTPSGLWSQSGPRGKQLTPELVGQEGVSRAKRRLQMNIVDGNTLGQQSNEERPQSSTPKAMQRAVQELELRDEHGAQVKALMEEQWRQQHEMLQSLAMKYQFLRSVSFPCPSSGSRLEDMTTSCLSSSPVSVGLGSSSHPHELTLSELSALSDSLHISQVPSTTLPSRLPLCHRPLVAAAVKGYLTRRLLHTERVAQLIRTIKDTRLFLQSFQPPTPGREYNSKQDRVLQERVTLQLRSAQYELHDLFFRVSPAERMQVISWDRQLTRERELRRTENTELQGRRKGSLSAATRKALERKRTIT, encoded by the exons ATGGAAAACTATGAGGAATTTATCCAAAGACAAGCTATCCACATACAGAGGAATGTCAGTGAAAAGCCTCCTGAACCCCAAATCAACCAGCCGTCATCGACCATAAGATTTCACGGCTTGCCCATTCTGCCTCCTCTG CTGAACAAAGATCAGAAGGAAGAAATGCAAAGCCTGAGAGAAGCAGCCACTAATCTTACAAATAAGAGGAAAACATTGTCACTGTCTCGGGTGTCTCATGTACAGGCCATACTAGAGAGTGTTCAG CTGCGAAAGGTTCCAACCATTGAAGAGTTTAAGGATGAGACAGGACTAGAAAATCCATTAAACACTAAATGCCAAAGCATCACTTGCCTTCATGGAGGTTACAATGAGTATAACAAAGCTACTGAAAGCCACTGGAATTCATCCTCCTTAACTCTCACTCAACAAATGCCTAGTGAGAAAATGGCAATAATGGAAAGTCACCCACTAACATCTACAGCTTGTGATGGTCATACAGCTTTAAGCCTTAGACCTTTTGAAGGAGAAGATTCATTAGAGAGCAGTCACACAACTGTTCTGTTTGGAGGTCTTCCTGTGTTTGGTCACAAGCTGGAGCGAGCTGTGGAGATGAACACAGGTTATGGATATGACTCATCCCCACTCTCTTATTCGGAGAAACATTCTCTTTTAGATGCTAGCCACCAAGGGCTATCATCTGgatatgtgacaaatgaaaCCAATGACATCACCCCTAGCTGGATtaacagaacagaaaacatCAGAAAAGTTCCAGAGGGCAGACAATCGCATGGTGGTGAAGTTATATTAAATTCCTCAAACCAGTCTAATAGGGCTGGTGACATTATCAGCCATACTCCAGTAGATGGAGAGGTCCTGGAGGAGGAGTATCTAGCTTTGAACAATGCACAGATTAATGAGGGTACAGAGCCAGTAAATTTAGAAGTGGAGCCAGAGCTGTCCGAAGGACCTTACCACATGAGTCTGCAGAATCTTTTGAAGAAATCTCAAGAGCACAGGCGGCGTCAGCGACTCCTGCGTAACCAGGCAAAGGCTTTGAAAGCCAGTGAAGCTGGACGTGCCAATGAACACAGTCTCTCTGATAAGGAAAATGAAGGATGGCTGCCAGGGGACAATGGGCAGGCTGAGGTCAAGAGAACCAGTGAGAACCAGGGGGAGGATCATTTAGCAGATCAAGATCCCCTGACACACAAACAAGgtgaagggagagagagtatagagCATTGTGAAGCCATCCACCAACACACAGATTGCCTTAATCTCACTTCAGCCTCAAACAGCACAGGGAGTACAAACGGAAAGGCGTCAGCTTTCTCAAACCGTCCAAATACAGCTGTCAGTCCCACTCAATCCACTTCAGCAAAATCTCTTTACCAGTCCAGGGGCAAGAAAATGGGCAGCATGTTGCCCAGACCTTGcctaacaggaaataaaaaatttaagaaTATTCCTACTCCCAAGATTTGCTTAAGCCCGGTGCGCAGTAAAAAAGGCAGTGCCACGTCTGCCTCAGTCAGAAAAGCCCTGGTCAAGATGCCTGTCTGTGTGGATGATGAAGCAAGACCAAATCCATGTGGGCAAAGCAAAAGCAGACCTGTAAGTCTCCCGCCAGGGACTGAGGGAGTTGTGCCTGTGTGCAAGAGCATGGATCAGGCCAAACAGATCGCTCAGCTGGAGCTTAACCTGTCAAGCCTTAAAGTTCTAATCTCCGATCTGGAGTCTACACTCGCAGAGTCGCAGGCACACAATCCCACAGACGCAGCCAACAACCCCCAGCAAACCCTGCTTTCGGAACATGAAAGTGTTTCTCTGCCTGCTAGTGATGGAAAGTCTCCATGTGTGGTTACTTTTAGTGAGACAGTACAGCAGAAAGTCCTAGCTAAGGATCATGGGATACAGCATGATCCGCCACAACGTGTCACCTCTCTGGTGCAGAAAATGAGGGTGCCGGAGGCTTTCTGTACCATCAGTGGTTCAAAGCAGCTCTCTGAGAGGACTGCTGTTTTCACAAATGCCAACAATCAGCTTGAAGAAAGGAAGAATGCCTCGGGCGACAAAAAGAAAGCATCTGAAAACATGGAAGACTCCCTAAATGGCTCATCTCTTAATCGGTCTTATGATGTGGACACACCCTCAGGACTGTGGTCCCAGTCTGGACCCAGAGGAAAGCAGCTGACCCCAGAGCTGGTTGGGCAAGAGGGGGTGTCACGTGCCAAACGCAGGCTACAAATGAACATTGTGGATGGAAACACGTTGGGCCAACAGAGCAATGAGGAACGACCTCAGTCCAGTACACCTAAAG CGATGCAGAGGGCGGTGCAGGAGCTAGAGCTGAGGGATGAGCATGGTGCGCAGGTCAAAGCTCTGATGGAGGAGCAGTGGAGACAACAGCATGAAATGCTGCAG TCTCTGGCAATGAAGTACCAGTTTCTACGGAGCGTGTCCTTCCCATGTCCCAGCTCAGGATCACGTCTGGAGGACATGACAACCTCctgtctctcctcctcccctGTTTCTGTGGGGCTGGGCTCTTCTTCCCATCCACATGAGCTCACACTGTCTGAACTGAGTGCTCTGTCAGACTCGCTGCACATTTCACAGGTGCCTTCCACGACATTGCCA TCCCGTCTTCCTCTGTGTCATCGCCCCCTGGTGGCAGCGGCTGTGAAAGGCTACCTGACCCGCAGGCTTCTTCATACAGAGAGAGTAGCTCAGCTCATCAGAACCATTAAG GACACTCGGCTGtttctccagagctttcagccTCCCACACCAGGCAGAGAGTACAACAGCAAACAGGATCGAGTCCTACAAGAAAGAGTCACACTACAG TTGCGCTCAGCACAGTACGAGCTACACGACCTGTTCTTCAGAGTGTCTCCTGCAGAGCGCATGCAGGTGATCAGCTGGGACCGCCAGCTGACCAGAGAGAGGGAGCTCAGACGTACG GAGAATACAGAGCTGCAGGGCAGAAGGAAAGGTTCTCTGTCTGCTGCCACTAGGAAAGCCCTGGAGAGGAAGAGGACAATAACGTGA